Genomic segment of Streptomyces alboniger:
GAACACCTCGGAGGACAGCAAGTGACGAACCCCGTGAACCCCGTGAACCCGGCAGCCCCGGTGAAGGCCGCCGTCTTCGGAACGGGCTCCTGGGGTACGGCCTTCGGCATGGTGCTCGCCGACGCGGGGTGCGACGTCACCCTGTGGGGCCGCCGCGCCGAACTCGCCGACGCGGTCAACTCCACGCGGACGAACCCGGACTACCTCCCCGGCGTCGAACTCCCGGAGAACCTGAGGGCCACCACCGACGCCGCCGAGGCCGCCGCGGGCGCCGACTTCACCGTCCTCGCCGTGCCCTCGCAGACGCTGCGCGGGAACCTCGCAGAGTGGGCGCCGCTGCTGGCCCCCGAGACCGTCCTCGTCTCCCTCATGAAGGGTGTCGAGCTGGGCTCCGCGATGCGAATGAGCGAGGTCATCACGGACGTCACGAAGGCCCCGGCCGACCGCGTCGCCGTCGTCACCGGACCCAACCTCGCCCGTGAGATCGCCGCGCGCCAGCCCGCCGCCGCGGTGGTCGCCTGCGAGGACGAGGCCGTCGCCCAGCGCTTGCAGAAGGCCTGCCACACGCCGTACTTCCGCCCGTACACCAACACCGACGTCGTCGGCTGCGAGCTGGGCGGCGCCGTCAAGAACGTCATCGGGCTCGCCGTCGGCATCGCGGACGGCATGGGCCTCGGCGACAACGCCAAGGGCTCGCTCATCACGCGCGGCCTGGCCGAGACCACCCGCCTCGGGCTCGCCATGGGCGCCGACCCGCTGACCTTCTCCGGCCTCGCGGGCCTCGGCGACCTCGTGGCCACCTGCTCCTCGCCGCTGTCACGCAACCACACCTTCGGCACC
This window contains:
- a CDS encoding NAD(P)H-dependent glycerol-3-phosphate dehydrogenase produces the protein MNPAAPVKAAVFGTGSWGTAFGMVLADAGCDVTLWGRRAELADAVNSTRTNPDYLPGVELPENLRATTDAAEAAAGADFTVLAVPSQTLRGNLAEWAPLLAPETVLVSLMKGVELGSAMRMSEVITDVTKAPADRVAVVTGPNLAREIAARQPAAAVVACEDEAVAQRLQKACHTPYFRPYTNTDVVGCELGGAVKNVIGLAVGIADGMGLGDNAKGSLITRGLAETTRLGLAMGADPLTFSGLAGLGDLVATCSSPLSRNHTFGTNLGKGMTLEETIAVTKQTAEGVKSCESVLDLARRHGVDMPITETVVGIVHDGTPPVVALKELMSRSAKPERR